In Actinomycetota bacterium, the DNA window GCCCCGAACGGCGAGGTGGCCTATGTGGCCATCGCCGGCAGTAAGCCCCAGCTGGACGAGGTTGTGCCGCTCAATCTGACGACCACTCCTGCGACAGCGGGCACGGCCATAAAGCTGGTCGCCAATTCGCAGCCGCATTGGATTGCCTTCACTCCCGACGGGGTGACGGCTTATGTGGTTGGCAACGGCAACAGCACCGTGACACCAATCACCGTCGCTAGCGGAACGCCCGGAACTCCTATCCAGGTTACGACCGACCCAGATGCCGACTTGCTTGCAATTGCCATCACACCAAGTTTGTAGGGCAACGGAAACCTGTGGACCGCCTTTGGAGGAGCCACAGATTTCTTGAGCATTGAGCGGGTAGCGGGGAGAAGATCAGCGCGTCTTCACCACGCAGGGAAGACATGACTCGCGTTCCGATGATCGCGGGCAAGAAGTTCGGCTGCTGACGCTTGCGCGGACTCAACGGCGAGGCGAGCGAATAATCCAGCCGAACCGCGCACAAGTTCTGCAGCCCGAGTCAGATCTTCAATCGGGGCAATGCACCACGCAGGCGACCAAGCTGTGGCACTCTGACGCCTACCGACTGCCCCGGTTATGAGGCGCATTGGCGTGCCTACCCCAAGTGAGAGCGTTGGAGGCAAGTGATGGCTGCACACGTCGCATATGACGAGTTCGGGATGTTCCACGAGAACGCCGAGGAGTTCGGGATTGCATTCCGTGCGCCGACAGTACGACGCGAATCCGTGGTGCTGCCGGACGGTCGTGAGTTGAGTGCCTTGGTATGGGGCACAGGAGATCCCGAGATCGTGCTGCTGCACGGTGGCGGCCAGAACGCCCATACCTGGGACACAGTCGCCTTGGCGTTGGATCGCCCGCTGCTGGCAATCGACTTGCCAGGGCATGGGCACTCCGATGCCGGTCGTCCGGGAGTGGTCGTCACGCAAGGCAATGCCGAGGATGTCGCACACGTCATCCGCGCGCTCGCGCCGAATGCGCGCGGGGTCGTTGGCATGTCGATGGGCGGATTGACCACCTTGGCCCTCTCACTGCATGCCCCTGACCTCGTGAAGTCCGCGATCCTCGTGGACGTAACGCCAGGGGTCACTCGTGATCAGGCTTCGCAGATCATCGGTTTCCTGAGTGGACCGGTGACCTTTGCCGACTTCGACGAGATCCTGGCTCGCACGGTGCAGTTCAACCCGACGCGGTCCGAGCAGTCACTCCGGCGCGGGATCCTGCACAACGCTGAGCAGTTGGACGACGGCAGTTGGGTCTGGCGCCATCAGCGTCACCGACTCGGCGCCGATACCGATCAGCGGTCTCCTGCTGAAGGCAGCCTTGACGATCTCGGCTTTGGAGATCTCTGGGGCGCCGTTGAGCGGATGAAGGGCCCGATCTGCCTGGCCCGAGGGATGCGCGATCAGTCTGTTGTGAGCGACGAGGACGAAGCCGAGATGCTGCGCCGCAATCCTTCGACGAAGGTCATCCACTTCGAGGATTCCGGCCACAGCCTCCAGGGAGACGAGCCCGTGAAACTGGCTGCCCTGATTGATGAATTCATCGCGTAAGGAGCAGGTGGCCGCACGCAAGTCACCGATGTCACCGATTGCCTGGCGTCAGCTGATTTCGCACGCAAGAAGCTGCTGCTATGAGTGACGACAGCCGTAGCCTGGAAATCGACTCGATGGAGACTGACGACAACGACTCCGCGCTTGCCGGCATGGGCAAGGCTCTTCGCGCGCTTCAGGACTCGGCGACCGCCACAAGTGCTCCGATGTCAGTTGCTGCCCAGGCTGCGCAAGTCATTGCTGAAGCCACCAGCATGCTGGAACCCTTTGCAGCCAACGCCGAGTCAAAGGGAACGGACTTCCCGGCGTATGTGCGCGCTCGTGCGGCTCACACCCTCATGCCGCAAATGACAGTCATCGCTCGAACAGCGCAATCGGTTGAGTTCTCGGTTCTCTTTGGAATCTTCTATCGCAATCCCTTTGGCCAGGTGCATGGGGGAGCGATCGCAATGGTGTTCGACACGGCTATTGCCCGTCTTGGCCTTGGTGGCACGAAGCGATTTCTCACTGCGAACCTGAGTGTTGACTACCGTGGAGCAGCTCCCACTGATGTTGAGCTCACGGTGAAGATTCGCCTGGCCAGAATTGATGGCAGAAAGCGCTTCATCGAAGGCGAACTCATGAATGGCGCAGATCTCCTGGCCGAAGTGAGCGCACTGTTCATTGAGTCTCGGATTTGAGGGCAAGATCCGCCCGTATGCCTTATGTGCGGCCTTGGTGAGCGATCAGAATCCCTGGAACTGCATTGATTCTTGCGATTAGGTAATATATTGTGCACAATCTACTTTGCCTAGGAGGCTTTCGGTGTCAACACTTCAAGAGATCCCCGTCGACTCGATCAATTCGGAGCCAACTTCACTAGGCGACTACGCAGGTTCGGTGCTGCTCGTGGTGAATGTCGCTTCCAAGTGTGGGCTCACCCCGCAGTACGAGGGGCTTGAGGCGCTCTACCGTCAGTACAAGGACCAAGGCCTGGTTGTCATGGGCTTCCCCGCGAATAATTTCCGCGAACAGGAGCCCGGGGACAACGCTGAGATCGCGGAGTTCTGCAGCCTGACCTACGACGTCACGTTCCCGCTGTTCTCCAAGATCAGCATCGTCGGAGACGACAAGCACCCGCTCTACGCGGAACTGATCGAACAAGCCCCACCAATCACGGGTGACACCGAGTCCCACCGCACGCGACTGCGCGAGTACGGCATCACGCCAACTGAAGACCCTGATGTCACTTGGAACTTCGAGAAGTTTCTCGTGTCTCGCGATGGACAGGTGGTCGGTCGCTTCGCTCCTTCCATCACCCCCGACGATTCGGCAATCGTCGATGCAATTGAGGCCGAGCTCTCGAAGTAAGCCTGCTCAGCGAAAGGCGCGGAGCAGGTCGTCAGCGATGCGCAGTTTTTCGGATGCCTGACGCACTTGTGCGTATCGTGATGCGAACTTCACGATCGGTAGGTGCTTTACTTCCGCAGAATTCGTGAAGATGAGATCTTTGCCGATCGATCCCACGACATGTGGCAGCAGCGAGAGGACGCGAGTGATGCCCGCTGACACTTCTGGCTCCTGCCAATCATCGAATATGACGGTGATTTCGTCTGCAAAGTACGGCTGCCAATTGCGGATGTCCTCTTCAACGGCATCTGCTGAATGCCAGCCATCCACGAAGAGAAATCCAATTGGCGGTCCGGAGTATTGCGCGGCTGCGCTGACAGACATCATGCGCATCGGCGTGATCTTGTGCAGCGCGCCGGCCGCTTCAATGTTGTGCATGAATTCCGAGTACGTATCGACGAGTTCGCCTCTTTGCGCCTCAGTGATGTCTCCAGTGTGGGGATCAACGGCATAGATCGGAGCTCCGGAAACGCCTGAGGCAATAGCAACCGTCGAGCGACCCAGATAACTGCCTATTTCCACCACGGCGGAACTTGAGCGCACAGCGCCACTGACACTCCAGAGCAAGAACGCCTCCGGCTCAGTCAGCCATCCTTAGACAGGATCGATGTGATGAAGAAAGGCCTGTTGAAACGACTCCGGTCTCTGGGGCTCACGCAGCACGGTTCCGAGTAGTTGGTGCTTTGAAATTGCCATCACTCACCTCAGCCATAGAT includes these proteins:
- a CDS encoding glutathione peroxidase, which codes for MSTLQEIPVDSINSEPTSLGDYAGSVLLVVNVASKCGLTPQYEGLEALYRQYKDQGLVVMGFPANNFREQEPGDNAEIAEFCSLTYDVTFPLFSKISIVGDDKHPLYAELIEQAPPITGDTESHRTRLREYGITPTEDPDVTWNFEKFLVSRDGQVVGRFAPSITPDDSAIVDAIEAELSK
- a CDS encoding alpha/beta hydrolase — protein: MAAHVAYDEFGMFHENAEEFGIAFRAPTVRRESVVLPDGRELSALVWGTGDPEIVLLHGGGQNAHTWDTVALALDRPLLAIDLPGHGHSDAGRPGVVVTQGNAEDVAHVIRALAPNARGVVGMSMGGLTTLALSLHAPDLVKSAILVDVTPGVTRDQASQIIGFLSGPVTFADFDEILARTVQFNPTRSEQSLRRGILHNAEQLDDGSWVWRHQRHRLGADTDQRSPAEGSLDDLGFGDLWGAVERMKGPICLARGMRDQSVVSDEDEAEMLRRNPSTKVIHFEDSGHSLQGDEPVKLAALIDEFIA
- a CDS encoding class I SAM-dependent methyltransferase, with amino-acid sequence MRSSSAVVEIGSYLGRSTVAIASGVSGAPIYAVDPHTGDITEAQRGELVDTYSEFMHNIEAAGALHKITPMRMMSVSAAAQYSGPPIGFLFVDGWHSADAVEEDIRNWQPYFADEITVIFDDWQEPEVSAGITRVLSLLPHVVGSIGKDLIFTNSAEVKHLPIVKFASRYAQVRQASEKLRIADDLLRAFR
- a CDS encoding PaaI family thioesterase — its product is MSDDSRSLEIDSMETDDNDSALAGMGKALRALQDSATATSAPMSVAAQAAQVIAEATSMLEPFAANAESKGTDFPAYVRARAAHTLMPQMTVIARTAQSVEFSVLFGIFYRNPFGQVHGGAIAMVFDTAIARLGLGGTKRFLTANLSVDYRGAAPTDVELTVKIRLARIDGRKRFIEGELMNGADLLAEVSALFIESRI